One Aegilops tauschii subsp. strangulata cultivar AL8/78 chromosome 7, Aet v6.0, whole genome shotgun sequence genomic window carries:
- the LOC109750235 gene encoding protein EXORDIUM-like 2, protein MGDRKMASLLLLLCLFSLLFAAAPRCAAYSPRTLFLVKPDPIVLRDHGGALLTGNLTVKVNVLYYGRFAPAQRAVVADFVRSVSAPAPGGGAEPSVASWWRTVSLYRGGGARLRLGRELLDERMSLGRSLSLENVTALARGAGHHRGAITAVLTAPDVLVAPFCMSRCGVHDHATAGAHGRARYAYLWVGNPAQQCPGQCAWPFHRPSYGPQAPPLVPPSGDVGTDGMVISLAALLAGTVTNPYGDGYYQGNDADGAGPEAATACAGIFGSGAYPGYPGRLLVDRATGAGYNAVGLSGRKYLLPALWDPTTSQCRTLV, encoded by the coding sequence ATGGGCGACCGCAAGATGGCGTCGTTGCTGCTACTGCTCTGCCTCTTCTCCCTCCTCTTCGCCGCGGCGCCCCGGTGCGCGGCGTACAGCCCGCGGACGCTGTTCCTGGTGAAGCCCGACCCGATCGTGCTCCGGGACCACGGCGGCGCGCTGCTCACGGGGAACCTCACGGTCAAGGTCAACGTCCTCTACTACGGCCGCTTCGCCCCCGCGCAGCGCGCCGTCGTCGCCGACTTCGTGCGGTCGGTCTCGGCGCCGGCCCCGGGCGGCGGCGCCGAGCCGTCCGTGGCGTCCTGGTGGCGCACCGTCTCGCTGTACCGCGGCGGGGGCGCGCGGCTGAGGCTCGGCCGGGAGCTCCTCGACGAGCGCATGTCGCTGGGCCGGTCCCTCTCGCTGGAGAACGTCACGGCGCTGGCGAGGGGCGCGGGGCACCACCGCGGCGCCATCACCGCCGTGCTCACGGCGCCCGACGTCCTGGTGGCGCCCTTCTGCATGTCCCGGTGCGGCGTCCACGACCACGCCACCGCCGGCGCGCACGGCAGGGCGAGGTACGCCTACCTGTGGGTGGGCAACCCGGCCCAGCAGTGCCCCGGCCAGTGCGCGTGGCCGTTCCACCGGCCGTCGTACGGGCCCCAGGCCCCGCCGCTCGTGCCGCCCAGCGGCGACGTGGGAACGGACGGCATGGTGATCAGCCTCGCCGCGCTCCTCGCCGGCACGGTGACCAACCCCTACGGTGACGGGTACTACCAGGGCAATGATGCCGACGGCGCCGGGCCGGAGGCCGCCACGGCGTGCGCCGGCATCTTCGGCAGCGGCGCCTACCCCGGCTACCCGGGGAGGCTGCTCGTGGACCGGGCCACCGGCGCGGGCTACAACGCCGTCGGGCTGAGCGGGAGGAAGTACCTGCTCCCGGCGCTGTGGGACCCGACAACGTCGCAGTGCAGGACGCTTGTGTAG
- the LOC109750229 gene encoding germin-like protein 8-14, whose amino-acid sequence MANAMLLPVLISFLVLPFSALALTQDFCVADLSCSDTPAGYPCKAGVGAGDFYYHGLAAAGNTSNLIKAAVTPAFVGQFPGVNGLGISAARLDIAMGGVVPLHTHPAASELLFVTEGTILAGFISSSSNTVYTKTLYKGDIMVFPQGLLHYQYNGGSSPAVALVAFSGPNPGLQITDYALFANNLPSAVVEKVTFLDDAQVKKLKSVLGGSG is encoded by the coding sequence ATGGCCAACGCAATGTTGCTCCCCGTGCTCATCTCCTTCCTCGTCTTGCCCTTCTCCGCCCTGGCCCTGACCCAGGACTTCTGCGTCGCCGACCTGTCCTGCAGCGACACGCCGGCGGGGTACCCGTGCAAGGCCGGCGTCGGCGCGGGGGACTTCTACTACCACGGCCTCGCCGCCGCGGGCAACACCAGCAACCTCATCAAGGCGGCCGTGACCCCGGCCTTCGTCGGCCAGTTCCCCGGCGTCAACGGGCTCGGCATCTCCGCGGCGAGGCTCGACATCGCCATGGGCGGCGTCGTGCCGCTGCACACCCACCCGGCCGCCTCTGAGCTCCTCTTCGTCACCGAGGGCACCATCCTGGCGGGCTTCATCAGCTCCTCCTCCAACACCGTGTACACCAAGACGCTCTACAAGGGCGACATCATGGTGTTCCCCCAGGGCCTGCTCCACTACCAGTACAACGGCGGCAGCTCGCCGGCGGTGGCGCTCGTTGCGTTCAGCGGCCCCAACCCCGGCCTGCAGATCACCGACTACGCGCTCTTCGCCAACAACCTGCCGTCCGCCGTCGTTGAGAAGGTCACCTTCTTGGACGACGCGCAGGTGAAGAAGCTCAAGTCCGTGCTCGGCGGCAGCGGCTAA